Proteins from a single region of Butyrivibrio fibrisolvens:
- a CDS encoding NUDIX domain-containing protein, producing the protein MAEMRKLVGHKTIIQCAASIMCVDDKGRVLMGKRSDNHMWGYSGGSVEIDEYAEDCAKRELLEEMGLIAEELEFFYVNSGPETHYIYPNGDEVSNFEIIYICRKWSGEPKSVDGEMTDLRFFSYDEIDIDQISPPIRPVITKFIEKMKSVK; encoded by the coding sequence ATGGCTGAAATGCGAAAACTTGTAGGACACAAGACAATAATACAATGTGCAGCGAGCATTATGTGCGTTGACGATAAGGGCCGAGTACTTATGGGTAAGCGTTCCGATAACCATATGTGGGGGTATTCTGGCGGATCTGTAGAAATTGATGAATATGCCGAAGACTGCGCCAAAAGAGAACTTTTAGAGGAAATGGGATTAATCGCAGAAGAACTTGAATTCTTCTATGTCAATTCCGGTCCTGAAACACATTATATCTATCCAAACGGCGATGAAGTATCCAACTTTGAGATCATTTATATATGCAGAAAGTGGAGCGGAGAGCCCAAATCAGTCGATGGTGAAATGACAGACCTTAGATTCTTTTCCTATGATGAGATTGATATAGATCAGATTTCACCTCCAATCAGACCTGTTATTACTAAATTTATTGAAAAGATGAAATCAGTAAAATAA